In Bacillus sp. DX3.1, the following proteins share a genomic window:
- a CDS encoding DUF2626 domain-containing protein → MERMFRVLGFWTGIFSVMFYLGDMYATALLFLGQTGFFVLLSYLKLTERMYIYVFGAYLTVFFIGFTYYTTFLLTPGAAH, encoded by the coding sequence ATGGAGCGCATGTTTCGCGTTCTCGGCTTTTGGACTGGAATTTTCTCGGTTATGTTTTACTTAGGGGATATGTACGCAACTGCACTATTGTTTCTAGGACAAACAGGATTCTTTGTACTTTTAAGTTATTTAAAATTGACAGAACGTATGTATATATACGTATTTGGGGCATATTTAACCGTCTTCTTCATTGGATTTACATACTATACGACATTTCTTCTTACCCCTGGTGCAGCACATTAA
- a CDS encoding helix-turn-helix domain-containing protein, whose amino-acid sequence MEQALKITGVLSDPTRYYIYKYISQKHNYVTVQEIADEFTIHPNVSRLHLSKLEDVNMLKSETKKTGKGGRPSRLYALSDDLIQLQFPFRDYQLLAKIAFNTLISLGAAGEKALYETGKQFGTELMEQHMQRLNISEASLTLEQKVQIAKEALATAGLSPSFELSTDGTKIFYDVYNCPFKEVAIHHPEEICNMHGDMMKGIFEILFPNMELTRNESLLDGCKSCNYKIHL is encoded by the coding sequence ATGGAACAAGCTCTAAAAATTACAGGCGTATTATCTGATCCAACTCGTTATTATATTTATAAATATATATCTCAAAAACATAATTACGTAACAGTACAAGAAATCGCAGATGAATTTACTATACATCCAAACGTATCCCGTTTACATTTATCTAAATTAGAAGATGTAAATATGTTGAAATCGGAAACAAAGAAAACTGGAAAAGGTGGTAGACCCAGCAGATTATATGCATTATCTGACGACTTGATTCAGCTACAATTCCCATTCCGTGATTATCAATTACTTGCAAAAATTGCTTTTAATACATTAATTAGCCTTGGTGCAGCTGGTGAAAAAGCTTTATATGAAACTGGTAAACAATTTGGTACAGAGTTAATGGAACAGCATATGCAGCGTTTAAATATTAGTGAGGCCTCTTTAACGCTAGAGCAAAAAGTACAAATTGCCAAAGAGGCATTAGCAACTGCTGGTTTATCACCTTCTTTTGAATTAAGCACAGATGGCACAAAAATTTTCTATGATGTTTATAACTGTCCATTTAAAGAAGTTGCCATTCATCACCCAGAAGAAATTTGTAACATGCATGGTGATATGATGAAAGGAATCTTTGAAATCCTATTCCCAAACATGGAATTAACACGAAATGAAAGCTTATTAGACGGATGTAAATCATGTAATTATAAGATCCATCTATAA
- the comGB gene encoding competence type IV pilus assembly protein ComGB translates to MCMFERKVWRLHEQVLLLKRLGELLEKGYSLLHALEFLQFQLSSQKQIQLQYIAEELKKGKSLHDAFHQLMFHPDILSYLFYAQRHGDVSFALQQGSVLLHRKDKHQKDMMKVLRYPIFLSLFLVGILLVFNLVLLPQFSTLYSSLQASSSSFTDYIMLFIQVLPYMIAVFFLLIVLGTCIYVFYIKKLPPVQRMNVFIRIPIIKPFLILINSHYFSVQLSGLLQGGLSVLEALTLMIEQKHHPFFQCEAARIEESLIAGEQLDSIIMKSRYYERELSYVIAHGQANGNLATELGDYSELTIEKMEGKVNRILVIIQPLLFTCIGVIVVLMYLAMIMPMFQMMNSI, encoded by the coding sequence ATATGTATGTTTGAACGAAAAGTATGGAGGTTACATGAACAAGTATTGTTATTAAAAAGACTTGGAGAATTGTTAGAAAAGGGCTATTCACTTCTACATGCATTAGAGTTTCTTCAGTTTCAGTTATCTTCTCAAAAGCAAATACAATTGCAGTATATTGCCGAAGAACTAAAAAAGGGGAAGAGTTTGCATGATGCTTTTCACCAACTTATGTTTCATCCAGACATACTAAGCTATTTATTTTATGCACAACGACATGGTGACGTTTCTTTTGCGTTGCAACAAGGAAGTGTACTACTGCATAGGAAAGATAAACATCAAAAAGATATGATGAAAGTGCTCCGTTATCCCATTTTCTTATCTCTTTTCTTAGTGGGAATTCTCCTTGTGTTCAATCTTGTTTTACTTCCGCAATTTTCAACCTTGTACAGCTCTTTGCAAGCTTCTTCCTCTTCTTTTACTGATTACATTATGTTGTTTATTCAAGTGCTCCCATATATGATAGCTGTTTTTTTTCTCTTAATTGTCCTTGGAACATGCATATATGTATTTTATATAAAAAAACTTCCTCCGGTTCAAAGAATGAATGTTTTTATTCGCATTCCCATCATAAAACCATTTCTTATTTTAATAAATTCTCATTATTTTTCCGTTCAATTAAGCGGATTATTACAAGGTGGTTTATCAGTACTTGAGGCTCTTACTTTAATGATTGAACAAAAACATCATCCGTTTTTTCAATGCGAAGCTGCTCGTATTGAAGAGTCATTAATAGCGGGAGAACAGTTGGACTCTATCATTATGAAGAGTCGTTATTATGAGCGTGAACTGTCTTATGTCATTGCACATGGGCAAGCAAATGGAAACTTAGCGACAGAATTAGGTGATTATAGTGAATTAACAATTGAAAAAATGGAAGGGAAGGTCAATCGTATTTTAGTCATTATTCAACCGCTTTTGTTTACATGTATTGGCGTGATTGTTGTCCTGATGTACTTAGCCATGATTATGCCGATGTTTCAAATGATGAATTCTATTTAG
- the comGE gene encoding competence type IV pilus minor pilin ComGE: MKCQRGSVMLEMLVSLSLLMMTVSLLLPQTLLIMQERKNIQFRYKAQLLLKEEAAIYTYQNHEAQQKETTIDGIVYRTNWRGEEVCTFWKDVKQRRMEQCRYAKK, encoded by the coding sequence GTGAAGTGCCAAAGAGGATCAGTTATGCTCGAAATGCTCGTATCCTTGAGCTTATTAATGATGACAGTATCGCTATTACTTCCGCAGACACTTCTTATCATGCAAGAAAGAAAAAATATCCAGTTTCGGTATAAAGCCCAACTATTGTTGAAAGAAGAAGCTGCCATCTATACGTATCAAAATCATGAGGCGCAGCAAAAAGAAACGACGATAGATGGTATCGTATATAGAACGAATTGGCGAGGGGAAGAGGTCTGTACGTTTTGGAAAGATGTCAAACAAAGAAGGATGGAACAATGCCGCTATGCGAAAAAGTAG
- the comGC gene encoding competence type IV pilus major pilin ComGC: MNNEKGFTLLEMLLVMVVISVLLLLIIPNVVTQRSSVQGKGCEAYVKSVEAQVQSYQLQNNKVPTVDDLVKEKYITSKTCPKGEEITISSEDGTVSVVKS, encoded by the coding sequence ATGAATAATGAAAAAGGGTTTACCCTATTAGAAATGTTATTAGTCATGGTTGTTATTTCTGTATTATTATTGCTGATTATTCCGAATGTGGTGACGCAGCGTTCTTCTGTACAAGGAAAAGGTTGTGAAGCTTACGTGAAGTCTGTAGAAGCACAAGTACAATCCTATCAGTTGCAAAATAATAAAGTGCCAACAGTAGATGATTTAGTAAAAGAAAAATATATTACTTCTAAAACTTGTCCAAAAGGGGAGGAAATTACCATTTCGAGTGAAGACGGTACAGTATCCGTTGTTAAGTCATGA
- a CDS encoding undecaprenyldiphospho-muramoylpentapeptide beta-N-acetylglucosaminyltransferase: protein MKKIVFTGGGSAGHVTPNLALIPHLQKMDWEISYIGSHQGIEKMIIEQEGIPYYGIASGKLRRYFDLKNIKDPFLVMKGVMDAYVRIRKLKPDVIFSKGGFVSVPVVIGGWLNRVPVFLHESDMTPGLANKIALRFASKIFVTFEEAGKHLPKEKVIYTGSPVREEVLQGNREKGLRFLGFHSQKPVITVMGGSLGAKKINETVREALPQLLANYQIVHLCGKGNLDQQLHDTKGYKQFEYVHGELPDVLAATSFVISRAGSNAIFEFLMLQKPMLLIPLSKASSRGDQILNAKSFEKRGYATVLYEEDVTVTSLMKHIEELYRNRENYRKDMKKYNGKEAVQTIIKYITET, encoded by the coding sequence ATGAAAAAGATAGTCTTTACAGGTGGCGGTTCAGCAGGACATGTGACACCAAACTTAGCACTTATACCACATTTACAAAAGATGGATTGGGAAATTTCTTATATTGGTTCTCATCAAGGGATTGAAAAAATGATTATAGAACAAGAAGGGATTCCGTATTATGGTATAGCAAGCGGTAAGCTACGCCGCTATTTTGATTTAAAAAATATAAAAGATCCTTTTCTTGTTATGAAGGGCGTAATGGATGCGTATGTACGTATTCGAAAACTAAAACCTGATGTTATTTTTTCAAAAGGTGGTTTTGTTTCTGTCCCGGTGGTAATTGGTGGATGGTTGAACCGTGTGCCTGTTTTCTTGCATGAATCAGATATGACGCCTGGGCTTGCAAATAAAATTGCACTGCGTTTTGCTTCTAAGATTTTTGTTACGTTTGAAGAAGCTGGGAAGCATTTGCCAAAAGAAAAAGTCATCTATACAGGATCGCCAGTACGTGAAGAAGTGCTGCAAGGGAATCGTGAAAAAGGTTTGCGTTTTCTAGGATTCCATTCTCAAAAACCTGTTATTACAGTAATGGGAGGAAGTCTAGGGGCAAAGAAGATTAATGAGACTGTCCGCGAGGCATTGCCACAGCTTCTTGCAAACTATCAAATTGTTCATCTGTGCGGAAAAGGAAACCTGGACCAGCAGTTGCATGATACGAAAGGGTATAAGCAATTTGAATATGTACACGGAGAACTACCAGATGTATTAGCAGCGACAAGCTTTGTGATTTCACGTGCGGGATCAAATGCTATTTTTGAATTTCTAATGTTGCAAAAGCCAATGCTTTTAATCCCTTTATCTAAGGCTTCAAGTAGAGGGGATCAAATTTTGAATGCAAAGTCATTTGAAAAACGAGGCTATGCAACAGTTTTATATGAAGAAGATGTAACAGTTACATCTCTTATGAAACATATAGAAGAATTATATCGTAATCGTGAAAATTACAGAAAAGACATGAAAAAGTATAATGGAAAAGAAGCAGTGCAAACAATCATTAAATATATTACAGAGACATGA
- a CDS encoding DUF3912 family protein translates to MNFDITGQKAYVKDGPYRNQIGVVKRKGTQEEPNFIIVIDGQNIDVELKDIVLVGVDVRKFHEWCDQNGYL, encoded by the coding sequence TTGAATTTTGACATTACAGGACAAAAAGCATACGTAAAGGACGGACCATATCGGAATCAAATTGGGGTTGTGAAGCGAAAAGGAACGCAGGAAGAACCGAATTTTATCATTGTCATTGACGGTCAAAACATTGATGTAGAATTAAAAGATATCGTTTTAGTAGGTGTAGATGTGCGGAAATTTCATGAATGGTGCGATCAAAATGGCTATTTGTAA
- the comGF gene encoding competence type IV pilus minor pilin ComGF, with protein sequence MRKSRTIEAGFTLLEMVLCLLFLSVFVLLVPRLHSLFIEKPYSKQMNSWEWDVFLEQVQLEFREVQVAKKGIMPNELEKMFFKISNDGTVTYEISGNDVVRKVNGAGREVLLQKVSTISYELTPYVLSIHVQDISGKVHRGVVTRYAAIKVLT encoded by the coding sequence ATGCGAAAAAGTAGAACGATAGAGGCAGGATTTACATTGTTGGAAATGGTGTTATGTTTGTTGTTTTTATCCGTTTTCGTTCTTCTTGTACCGCGTCTTCACAGTTTATTTATTGAAAAACCATACTCGAAACAAATGAATAGTTGGGAATGGGATGTGTTTCTAGAACAAGTACAGCTAGAGTTTCGAGAAGTACAAGTTGCAAAAAAGGGAATAATGCCCAATGAACTAGAGAAAATGTTTTTTAAAATAAGTAATGATGGTACCGTAACGTATGAAATATCTGGAAATGATGTTGTGAGAAAAGTAAATGGAGCAGGTAGAGAAGTGTTATTGCAAAAAGTAAGCACGATTTCTTATGAACTGACGCCATATGTGTTATCCATACATGTGCAGGATATAAGCGGTAAGGTGCACCGTGGTGTAGTGACACGTTATGCTGCAATTAAGGTGCTGACATGA
- a CDS encoding DUF3966 domain-containing protein — MNLCYNNKDLTGEFQLLRRKNTNGLGVTVLELSLYENTALIVCFVLYVGSVIIYIARKFSQERNLEKSEITAELEMLADESDKKQKIRENHSTTHQLNANKL, encoded by the coding sequence CTGAATTTATGTTACAATAACAAAGATTTGACAGGGGAATTCCAGTTACTTAGGCGTAAAAATACGAATGGATTAGGAGTGACTGTGTTGGAGCTGAGCCTCTATGAAAATACTGCTCTTATTGTATGTTTTGTGTTGTACGTTGGTAGTGTTATTATTTACATTGCAAGAAAATTTTCACAAGAACGAAATCTAGAAAAATCGGAAATAACAGCTGAGTTAGAAATGTTAGCCGATGAAAGTGATAAAAAACAAAAAATAAGAGAGAATCATTCAACTACTCACCAATTAAACGCTAATAAGCTTTGA
- a CDS encoding L-cystine transporter: MNTLLVGINIAVMLVLVGLLYYMQRKHVSFNKRVFTALGVGITFGLILQFIYDPTSKVIIESNNWFSLIGSGYVKLLQMIVMPLILVSIISAFTKLKLTKNLGKISGFIIGILILTTGIAAAVGIAASAGFDVQATGLQQGDAESARLKLVEEKFTSIEQTPIPQKLLELLPTNPFLDLTGARPTSTISVVIFAAFIGIAFIGVKRKYPEQAELFAKMLDAVYAIVMRMVTLILRLTPYGVLALMTKTVAGSDVGAILKLGNFVLASYVALIVMFIIHLLLIALSGLNPIQYLKKVFPVLTFAFTSRSSAGAMPLNIEAQKEKLGVSEGIANFAASFGVSIGQNGCAGIYPAMLAMMVAPTVGIDPLQPQFILTLIAVVAISSFGVAGVGGGATFAALIVLSTMNLPIGIVALVISVEPLIDMGRTALNVSGSMTAGLISSKWLGELDHDTYNQTDVKTEEVAS, encoded by the coding sequence ATGAATACACTGTTAGTTGGAATTAACATTGCGGTCATGCTCGTATTAGTTGGCTTATTATATTATATGCAGCGCAAGCATGTATCTTTTAATAAACGAGTATTTACTGCATTAGGAGTCGGAATTACATTTGGACTTATATTACAATTTATCTATGATCCTACTTCTAAAGTCATTATTGAATCTAATAACTGGTTTAGCCTAATCGGTAGTGGTTACGTGAAATTGCTACAAATGATTGTTATGCCACTTATTTTAGTCTCTATCATTTCAGCTTTTACGAAATTAAAGTTAACAAAAAACCTTGGTAAAATTAGTGGTTTTATTATTGGTATTTTAATACTTACAACTGGTATTGCTGCTGCGGTTGGTATCGCAGCAAGTGCAGGGTTTGACGTACAAGCAACTGGATTGCAACAAGGTGATGCAGAATCCGCTCGCTTAAAATTAGTGGAAGAGAAATTTACTTCCATCGAACAAACACCAATTCCACAAAAATTATTAGAACTATTACCTACAAATCCATTTCTTGATTTAACAGGTGCACGTCCAACATCAACCATTTCGGTTGTAATCTTTGCAGCTTTTATTGGAATCGCTTTTATCGGAGTAAAAAGAAAATATCCAGAACAAGCAGAACTATTTGCAAAGATGCTAGATGCTGTGTATGCAATTGTGATGCGTATGGTAACATTAATTTTACGCCTTACTCCATACGGCGTGCTTGCTCTTATGACAAAAACAGTCGCTGGTAGTGATGTGGGTGCGATTTTAAAACTCGGTAACTTCGTTCTTGCATCTTACGTAGCACTCATTGTTATGTTTATCATTCACTTATTGTTAATTGCTTTATCTGGTTTAAATCCAATTCAATATTTAAAAAAGGTATTCCCGGTTTTAACATTTGCATTCACTTCTCGTTCTAGTGCTGGTGCAATGCCGTTAAATATTGAAGCACAAAAAGAGAAACTTGGTGTTTCAGAAGGAATCGCAAACTTTGCAGCTTCCTTTGGGGTATCCATTGGTCAAAACGGATGTGCAGGTATTTATCCAGCCATGCTTGCTATGATGGTCGCTCCAACTGTTGGAATCGATCCATTACAGCCTCAATTTATTTTAACGTTAATTGCCGTTGTTGCTATTAGTTCATTTGGTGTTGCCGGCGTTGGTGGTGGCGCAACCTTTGCAGCCCTAATCGTACTTTCTACGATGAATTTACCAATCGGCATTGTCGCTCTTGTAATCTCTGTTGAACCATTAATTGATATGGGACGTACTGCTTTAAACGTAAGTGGATCAATGACAGCTGGTCTTATTTCTAGCAAATGGCTTGGTGAATTAGACCATGATACGTATAATCAAACAGATGTAAAAACAGAAGAAGTTGCATCCTAA
- a CDS encoding nucleoside 2-deoxyribosyltransferase gives MNFYIASGFQNKHLVQFVASKLKVAGWQHTYDWTKNEKATHAVQLQEIGQAEKQAIRDADVFLLLLDGGNGSHTEFGMALAWEKKIYVYHENNPLQTTFYHLPEVNMFQGKVEQFISYVVEKEGV, from the coding sequence ATGAATTTCTATATTGCATCAGGCTTTCAAAATAAACATCTTGTTCAGTTTGTGGCGAGCAAATTGAAAGTGGCAGGATGGCAGCATACATATGATTGGACAAAAAATGAAAAAGCAACACATGCAGTGCAGTTACAGGAAATTGGTCAAGCAGAAAAACAAGCGATAAGAGACGCTGATGTTTTTCTGCTTTTATTGGATGGAGGAAATGGGAGTCATACGGAGTTTGGTATGGCACTTGCTTGGGAAAAGAAAATATATGTGTATCATGAAAATAATCCACTGCAAACAACGTTTTATCATTTACCAGAAGTGAATATGTTTCAAGGGAAAGTAGAGCAGTTTATTTCATATGTAGTGGAAAAGGAAGGGGTATAA
- the comGA gene encoding competence type IV pilus ATPase ComGA: protein MNAIERFANTIMKEACVLQASDLHIVPRQEDAVIQLRIGKDLVKKHCIAKEFGERLVSHFKFLASMDIGERRKPQNGSLYLQIDGQEVHLRLSTLPTVYQESLVIRLHLQASVQPLSHLSLFPSSAKTLLSFLHHSHGLLVFTGPTGSGKTTTMYALLEVAKKQQTRRIVTLEDPIEKRKEGLLQIQINEKAGITYTTGLKAILRHDPDIILVGEIRDEETAKVAVRASLTGHLVMTTLHTNDAKGAVLRFMDYGITLQEIEQSLLAVAAQRLVELKCPFCKGKCSPLCKGMRQVRQASIYELLYGHELKQVIREANGEHVTYHYETLQECVRKGYALGFLEEDMYV, encoded by the coding sequence ATGAATGCCATTGAACGTTTTGCGAATACGATTATGAAAGAAGCGTGTGTATTACAAGCATCAGATTTACACATTGTACCGCGGCAGGAAGATGCAGTTATACAATTGCGTATTGGAAAAGATTTAGTAAAGAAGCATTGTATTGCAAAAGAATTTGGAGAAAGACTTGTTTCGCATTTTAAATTTTTAGCGTCCATGGATATAGGTGAAAGGCGTAAGCCACAAAATGGGTCACTGTATTTACAAATTGATGGACAAGAAGTACATTTACGCCTCTCTACATTGCCGACGGTTTATCAAGAAAGTCTTGTCATTCGCTTGCACTTACAAGCGTCAGTTCAACCACTTTCCCACCTCTCTTTATTTCCAAGCTCAGCAAAAACACTTCTCTCTTTTTTACATCATTCTCACGGGCTGTTAGTTTTTACTGGACCAACAGGATCAGGAAAGACAACAACGATGTATGCTCTTTTAGAAGTAGCGAAAAAACAACAAACGCGTCGTATCGTTACGCTTGAGGATCCGATTGAGAAACGAAAGGAGGGGTTATTACAAATTCAAATCAACGAAAAGGCAGGTATCACGTATACAACAGGTCTAAAAGCAATTTTGCGTCATGATCCCGATATTATTTTAGTTGGCGAAATTCGTGATGAAGAGACAGCAAAGGTAGCAGTGCGTGCTAGCTTAACGGGTCATTTAGTTATGACAACGCTGCATACAAATGATGCGAAAGGAGCGGTGTTACGTTTCATGGATTATGGGATTACGCTACAAGAAATTGAACAATCATTACTCGCAGTAGCAGCACAGCGTCTCGTCGAATTAAAATGTCCATTTTGCAAAGGAAAATGTTCGCCGTTATGTAAAGGAATGCGTCAAGTACGGCAGGCGAGTATTTATGAGCTATTGTATGGTCATGAACTGAAACAAGTCATTCGCGAAGCAAATGGAGAACATGTAACGTATCATTATGAAACACTACAGGAGTGTGTGAGAAAAGGGTATGCCTTAGGCTTTTTAGAAGAGGATATGTATGTTTGA